The nucleotide window GTTAGATGCGTTTTATATAGCTTATACGTTAGCCAACTTATCAAGACAACTATTGGCAGAAGGTGCACTTTCTGCTTCATTTGTCCCTATTTTCTCCAAAACATTATCTTTTGATGGAAAAGACAAGGCACAAAATTTGGCAAAACAGTCTCTTTCCGTTCTTATTTTTGGAGCGACTCTAGTTATTTTAGTGGGCATATTCTTAGCTCCCTTACTCGTAAAAATTATGGCCCCAGGATTTGTTGCAGAAGATAGAACTTTAGCCATTGCACTTACAAGATATATGTTTCCATTTTTACTTTTTGTTTCTATAGGCGCATTGGCAATGGGCATCCTAAACAGTATGGGAAGTTTTTTTGTTCCTGCGATTGCCCCTGCAGTTAGTAATTTTGCCTATATCCTTTTTCTAATCATTTTTATGAAAAACTTGACGATATGGAATTTAGCCACCGCCGTTTTAATCGGAGGTATATGTCAGATGCTTGTGCAGTGGTACTGGTGTAAGAAAATGGGTATAAAGCTGATACCAGCGATGCCACAAAAAAATAATCAAGAATTAAAAAGTATGATGACGTTGTTCTTCCCTTATGCAGCGGGACTTTCTCTAAATCAAGTAAATCCTGTAATAAGCCGAATAATGGGTTCTTTCCTAGTTGGTGGTTCGATATCAGTTTTAAACTATGCCGACAGAGTGCTACAACTTCCTTTAGGTCTTTTTGTGATCGCAATCTCTCAGGCAGTATTACCAATACTCTCAAGACATGATGCCGAAGACACAGAATCTTTTCGTGATTTCATAAGAGATGCACTAAGATTTAGCTTATTTGTTGTTCTTCCGGTAGCATTTGGTCTCTTTTTAATTTCTGAAGAAATAATAAATTTGCTTTTTTATAGAGGTGCTTTCTCTTTATGGGCATGGCACGCAACGTCAGTGTCTCTTGCTATTTATGGTATAGGATTGCCAGGGATGGCATGTAGTACCGTAATTTTGCGAGCCATGTATGCAAGAAAAATGCCCAAAGGGGCACTTAATGTTACAGCAGTAACAGTATGTGTTAATTTTTGTGCAAGCTTCATTCTTACTTATGTATTAAATTTTGAATATGCGGGGCTTGCCGCAGCTACAGCAATCGCATTTACGTGTTCCGGGATTTACGGAGCTTGGGCTCTTTCTCGCAACTTAAAGGAAAAACTAGGTGTTTTCACCAGAGATTGGGTTCTCAAGATGGCAGTTTCAATTATTTTAATGATTTTCACTATTTTAATATTTAAGAAATACTTTAGTTATCCATTGAGCGGCGGACTCGGATACAAATCTATTTGGATTGTTTCCGCAATATCTATCGCTTTTATAACATATATGTTGTCTACATTGTCATTGAAATGTACTGAGTGGCAATGGGTTTACGATGCAATAAAAAGTGAATCTAAATAAAACAGAAACAGTAAAAAAATATTAAACTCAATAAAAGCTTGATGCAACTAAATGATTATTTTAAGTTTGTCAAAAACAAGAGGTTATTTTTGACATAGATAAGTTTAAACATTGGAGAAATTATATAATGAAAAATAATTTTTTGACGTTAGGTATTGAATCTAGTTGTGACGATACAGGAATAGCTATACTAAAAGGACAATATGATGTCATTTTTTCTCTCCTTGCAAGCCAAACCTCTAAGCACTCTCTGTACGGAGGAGTTGTGCCAGAATTGGCTTCTAGAATGCACCAAGAATCAATAATTCCCTTACTAAAAGAGGTCCTTTCTAAAGCAGGTATAACAAAACCTTCAAAAGAGATAGATTTAATAGCGGTAACTGCTGGTCCGGGTTTAATGGGTTCTTTGTTGGTAGGAGTAATGACGGCGAAAGCGCTTTCCCAAGGATGGAATGTTCCTATTGTAGCAGTCAATCATTTAGAAGGGCATTTGTTTGCTAATGTTGTGACTAATAAGGATTTAAAACCTCCTTTTCTTTCAGTTATAGTATCTGGAGGACATACAGAAATTATTTTGGTAAGAGAATTTGGTAGTTATATATTACTGGGTAGTACCAGAGATGATGCTGCAGGAGAAGCATATGACAAGATATCCAAGGTTCTTGGCCTTGGTTATCCGGGTGGACCTGCAATAGATGAGCTTGCAAAGACAGGGGACCCTGATCGATATAAACTCCCTATGCCTCTCTCCGATACACAGGATGTTGAATTTAGTTTTAGTGGTCTTAAAACAGCAACAATTACATTAATACATAAATTGGAAAAAACAGAGGGGAAAATAGATACCAATGATTTATGTGCATCCTTTCAGAAGGCAGTTGTAGGTTCTATTATTGGTAAATTGCTACTAGCTATTAATAAAACTGGGGTACATAAAGTAGCTATCTCTGGTGGTGTGGCAGCTAATTCAAGACTTAGAGAAGATTTACAGAATCTTTTCGAGAAAAATAACTGGGAATTGTATTTGCCGCCGAAAATGGTGTGTACGGATAATGCTATTATGATAGCAGCTGCAGGATATAACATGTTTGATAGAGGAATTAAAAGTGATTTGTCTTTCTCACCAAATCCATCATGGACAATCTGGTAATACTAATAGGGATTATTAGCAAACAAATTTATATGTAGAACAGAGAATAGATAAAATAATTGTATTTTAGGAGGAGTAAAATGAGCTTTAAAAGATATGTACAATCTTTGATTTATAAACCATACAACAAAGTGGATTCGATTGAATTATTAAAGCTTATTGGGAATACACCCCTATATAAGTTGTCCCTAGATACAGAAGGAGCAGAGATATATATAAAACTTGAAGGGAACAATCCGGGGGGGTCTATAAAGGATAGAGCCGCGTGGGGAATGTTAAGAAGAGCTGAAAGTAGAGGAGAGCTAAAAAGTAATACGTTAATAGTTGAGCCGACAAGCGGAAATACTGGAATAGGATTAGCTTTACTTGGGAGAGCTCTGGGTCTTAAAGTTATTTTAACGATGCCCGAATCCATGTCAATCGAACGACGAACAATATTAAAATCCTATGGAGCCGAGATAATCTTAACTCCGGCTGCAGAGGGAATGCAAGGTGCTATTGTAGCGGCGAAGAATATTCTTAAAACTAAAGAAAATGCCTTAATGCTAGATCAATTTTCAAATCCGGGAAACTCTTGGGCACATGAGAAAACTACAGGGCCAGAAATCATAAATCAAATGCCTAAAAATAAAAAAATAGCCGCTTTTATATCGGGGTTTGGCACTGGGGGGACAATCTCAGGTGTAGGGAGAGCGTTGCTTAAGAAATATCCAAAAATAGAAATTGTGGCAGTAGAGCCAACTTCTAGCCCTTTGGTAACTAAAGGATATTCTGGGCCTCATAAGATTCAAGGAATAGGTGCCAATTTTTTGCCCAAAATATTAGACGCTAGCATAGTATCGCGCTTTATGACGGTAAATGATGAAGATGCTTTTGATACAGCAAAAATGCTTGCGGTTGAGAAGGGGATTTTTAGTGGAATATCTACTGGAGCGAATGTGTGGGCTGCTATTGAAATAGCAAAAAAGTTTTCTAAGAATACAGCAGTAGTAACAATTCAACCCGATAGAGGAGATAAATATTTAAGTATATACTCTGAAGAATAAAGAGAATAACTAAATACATAAGAGGTCTCCTTCGTTTAGGTAAAAGACGTCTTATGTATTATTTGTATGAATCTTCGGGAGCCAAGAGTAGTCCACTTATTTTTTTTCGACTTTGGACAACTTTATTAGCTTCTTTTTTTATCCAATCTTCAATCTTTTCTCTAATTTCTAAATCACTTATTGCTAAAATTCTAACAGCCAGTAGACAAGCATTTTTTACTGCATTAAGTCCGACGGAAGCAACTGGTACTCCTGGAGGCATTTGTGTTATTGAAAGCATGGCATCCAAGCCATCCATAGCCCCTCCCTTTATGGGAACACCTATTACAGGTAGGGTTGTTGCAGCGGCAATTACTCCTGGAAGTGCAGCTGAAAGACCGGCTACAGCTATAAGAACTTTTATGCCACGGGATTGAGCATTTTTCGCATAGTTTTGTGCATCTTGTGGTGTTCTGTGAGCAGACGCGATAGCTATTTCAAAGGGGATGTTAAGATCTTCCAAAACAGAGATGCCATTCTTTACAATCTCTGCATCAGACACAGACCCCATAATTATTCCTATTTTTGCTTCTGTCATTTAATTACCCCCTTTAAAGACTTGTCTCCAATATCTTTTCTATAAAAGGCATTCTTAAAAGAGATTGACTCAACGCGCTTATAAGCTAAGTCTCTCGCTTTTTGAAGTGTTTCTGCTATGCCTACAACAGTCAATACTCTCCCACCAGCTGTGACTAATTTCCCTTCGCTGTCAAGCTTTGTTCCCGCATGATAAACGTATGTGGAGGGTATGGAATTAAAAGATTCTATTATTTCAAACCCTTTTTCAAATTGATTTGGATAACCACCGGAAGACATTACAACGCCTAACGCATTTAGTTTGGGAGTTGGCCAATCAATTTCGTTTAGCTTCCCTTGAGTACAGGCGAGAATAACCTCTCCAAAATCTCCGTCAAAAACAGGAAGGACTACCTGAGCCTCAGGGTCGCCAAGTCTGACATTATATTCTAAGAGGGAAAGTGAGCCATCAGGAGATACCATAATTCCAGCATAAATTACACCGCAAAATGGGATGGCCTCTATCTCTAAACCATCGAGAGTAGGCTGAAGGATTTCCTGGGTAACTTTTTTCATAAATTTGTCATCTACCCAAGGAACGGGAGAATAGGCTCCCATACCGCCAGTATTATCACCTTTATCACCATCTAAAATTCTCTTATGGTCTTGACTTGATGGTAAAACTCGTATTGTTTTACCATCTGTCAAAGCAAGAACCGTAGCTTCTTGTCCAGGAACGAAATCTTCGATTATTACAACTCTGCCTGCAACTCCAAGTAGAAAGTCTTCGAGCATCATTGCGCAGGTATTCATAGCTTCTTCGAACGTGTCTAAAAGAAAAGCCCCTTTTCCTGAAGCCAATCCGTCAGCTTTAACTACATATGGTGCAGAACGTTTTTTTAAAGCTTTTCTGCAACTATCAATATCAGTACAAAGATCAAAAGAAGAAGTTGGAATTTTATATTTGGCCATAAATTGTTTTGAGTAGGCTTTGCTTCCTTCTAAACGAGCTCCCAACATGCTGGGGCCCATAACTAGAATGCCAGCTTCTCGTAAAATATCTGCCGTACCAGCTACCAGTGGAGCTTCAGGTCCAACAAAAACCAGCTCAATACCGTTGCTTTTACATAAAGTTAACATCTCTGCCGGATTACAAGGATCTCCAATATGACATTTGGCAAGTTTCGCTATGCCAGGATTTCCGGGACAACAATGTAGTTCGGTTGTTATTTTTGATTTTGATAGGGCGTGTATTACTGCGTGTTCGCGACCGCCACCGCCTAATACCATAATTCTCATGATTTTACCCTAATGCCTAAACGTACGGGTCCCGCCAATGAACATACTCAGGCCAAGCTCTTCCGCACGCTCCATGACTTCTTTATCTCGTATTGAGCCGCCTGGCTCAATAATAGCTACTATGCCAGCTTTTGCTGCGAGTTCAACAGTGTCGGCAAAGGGGAAGAATGCATCCGATGCCAACACAGCGTCTTTGGCTTTCTCTCCTGCAAGATTTAAAGCATATGCTGCCGCATCGACTCTGTTCGTAAAACCACCGCCTATTCCGAGAGCAGATCCGTTCTTCACAATAGAAATAGCGTTGCTTTTTGTTATTGCAGCTGTTTTCCAGGCGAAAAGTAAATCGTCCCAAAGGTCAGGTCTAGGAGTGCCAACCCATGTGCCCATTTCCTCTTGTGGAAAAGCGGGAAGTTTGTCCTCTTGGATTAGAAATCCTACTCGATTACCAGTAACTTGTAATTTAGGGGTGTATTTGGGGGAAATTTCCAGAACACGAAGATTAGGTTTCTTTTCCTTAAAATATTCAATAACCTTGTCTTCAAACGAAGGAGCAGCTACTATTTCAAAGAATGTTTCTGTAATAGCACTTGCGGTCTCCATATCGACAGAACGTGTAAATCCTATTATTCCACCGAAAGCGGAGATGGGATCACAATCTAGGGCTTTCCTAAATGCGTCAAGAGAGTTGTTCCCTTTTGCTGTGCCACAGGGAGTTGTATGTTTTACAATTACACAAGCACAGTTATCTTGAAAAATAGAACAGCCGCGTAACAAAGTGTCTAAATCGAGTAAGTTGTTATAAGAGAGTTCTTTTCCAGAAAACTGTTCAAATGGAGACTCCTCAAGAGTGGGAAGGAAATATTCTGCTTTTTGATGTGGATTTTCACCATAACGAAGATTTTGGATTTTGTGTAATGAAATTATTTTATTTTCAGAGGGGCCTTCTTCCGCTCCTACTTCTCGAAATAGGCCTTTGTATATAGTTGCATCATAATTTGCGGTAGTAGCAAAAGCTTTTAGTGCCATTTTCTGATTAAATTCTATAGTAAAACCTTGATTTTTCTTTAATTCTTCAAGAGCGGCGGGATAATCTTCAATATCAGATAAAACTGTTACACTATAATAGTTTTTTGCTCCCGCTCTTAAAAGAGAAACACCGCCGATATCTATTTTTTCAATTAGTTCATCTAAATCTGCATTCTTCTTAGCTGTATCTTCGAAGGGATAAAGAGTGCAAACTACTACATCAATTAAGGGTATTTTATGAGTTTTACGGTCTTCATTATCCTGTGCACAGCCGCGTTTTGCGAGAATGCCTCCCATAATTGCAGGATGAAGAGTTTTAACTCTTCCTCCTAATATTGAAGGAAGTCCAGTTAAATCTACGACCTCGGTGACTGATATACCCCCATCCCTAAGATGTTTAGCAGTACCGGAACTTGAGACTATTTCATATCCATGTGCGACTAATCCCTGAGCTAGTTCAACTATACCCGTTTTATCCCAAACTGAGATAAGGGCCTTTCTGGTTTCCAGCATGTGCTATTCCTCCGATATTATTTATTTTTTTTATTCTCAGCAAAGAGTTTTTTTAGCGTTGATTTGTAGAGCATGTGTTCCGTCTGATGTATACGTTCTTCAAATAACTCTATTGTATCATTAGGTAGTCTTAATACTTTTTCTTGCGCTAGTATGGGGCCTGTATCAACGCCTTCATCAACGATATGTATGGTGACACCTGAAACCTTTATGCCGGAATTCCACGCATCCTCTATACCATGAGCTCCAGGAAATAAGGGTAGAAGAGATGGATGTATATTGATTATTTTTCCGGTAAAACGCTTAACGAACGCAGGAGATAATACTCGCATAAATCCTGCAAGGATAATCCACTCAGAGTTGGTTTTTATAATCTTTTCAATAATTTCTTTTTCTGCCTTCTCACGCTCTAAACTTTTATAGTTAAACACACAAGTGTCTATTCCATAAGAAGCAGCAGTCTGTAGCCCCTTAGCACTGGATGAACTGCTTCCTACAAAAGTTACTTCTGCTTTTAATTCTCCTGTTTTACATGCTTTTACGATGCTTTCCATATTAGATCCCGTTCCTGAAATAAGGATGGCTATCTTTGGAAACGTCATTTTTTAACTACCTTACCAATGATAATGGGCTTTTCTCCAACTTTTGAAAGTACTTCAGCTATTTCATCAAAATCCCCTATATTGAGAACAAAAATATAGCCTATACCTAAATTAAATACCTTTCTCATCTCATCTTCGTCAATTCCCGCACTCTGTATGAGATCGAAAATTCTCGGTCTTTTCCAAGAGCTAAAGTCTATATCAGCATCAAGTCCTTCGGGTAATATACGAATAATATTCGAATACATGCCTCCTCCGGTAATATGTGCCATTCCTTTTATTTTCCCTGTTTTTATCACTTTGGAAGCAGCTCTAACATAGAGTTTTGTCGGTTTCATAACTGCTTCACCTATAGTTTCTTCCCAATTTTCTGGTTTTGTATTGAGGTCTACGTTGAGTCCGTTTTTACCAAGAGCGGTTCTTATCAAGCTATAACCATTACTATGTGCTCCGGAACTGCTTAATCCTACAATAATGTTGCCCTTTTCAATTTTTTCCCCATCAATAATTTTATCTTGGTCTACTAACCCTACGGAGAATCCAGCGAGATCAAATCCGTCTTGACTGTATACTCCTGGCATTTCAGCAGTTTCTCCTCCTAAGAGAGCACAGCCACTTTCATCGCAAGCATCAAGTACTCCCTCAACTATTTCTTTTAAAACGTTTATATTCAATTTCCCGCATGCTATGTAATCTAGGAAAAAGAGTGGGCGTGCTCCGATTGTAACTAAATCGTTGACGTTCATAGCTACTAAGTCCTGTCCGAGTTGTCTATAGGAATCGGTTTCTTTTGCGAATTCCAGTTTTGTTCCAACTCCATCGCAACAAGACGCAATACATTGTCCAGCACCAATATTGTAGAGACCAACAAATCCTCCTACTGTTCCAAGTAAGTTTTCGGATTTAGGACGTTTTTTTAATAAATCTTTGATTACATTAACCCAAGCGTCACCAGTTGAGATACTTACTCCAGAATCTTCGTAGCTTAATTTTTTATTCATTGTCCCGCTCCTTGTTTGTTATATCTTCTTGTAGATATTCGCCTGTAAAACAAGCCGTACAAAGCTGATCTTTTGGGATGCCGATGGATTCTACCAAGTCCTCCTCTGTTAAATACCCCAAGGAATCGGCATTGATTTTTTTGCATAACTCTTCTAAAGACATTTTTACTGCGGCCAAAGTTTTTTCTTTTCTAGAATCAACGCTATATTTACATGGAAATATCACAGGTGGAGAAGAGACTCTAAGGTGAACTTCAGTTGCTCCTGAATTTCTAATCATAGAAATAATACTTTGTGCAGTTGTCCCTCTAACTATAGAATCGTCTATAATAACCGCTTTTTTATTTTTGAAAACGTCAGATATGGGGTTTAGTTTAATTTTTACACCTAGTTCTCGAACCTTTTGGGTTGGTTGTATAAAAGTACGTCCTACATAGCGGTTTCGTACTACCGCTAATTCAAAAGGTGTTTTTGACTCTTCTGAATAACCAATTGCAGATATGGTACCGCTGTCTGGCATTCCTGCTGCGATATCTGCTTCAGGACAGGGAGCTTTAATAGCGAGTCTCCTGCCCATTTCCTTCCTGGCTTTATACACAGAGCGTCCGTCTATAACACTATCAGGTCTTGCAGTATAAACATATTCAAAGGAACACTTCATCCGACGTTTTGTATTATTCGGTGTTAGGATGTCAAGGCTTTTTA belongs to Synergistaceae bacterium and includes:
- the murJ gene encoding murein biosynthesis integral membrane protein MurJ gives rise to the protein MKKNEKLSGMVRHAITMMLGTSLSRILGLAREMFTAAFFGATRQLDAFYIAYTLANLSRQLLAEGALSASFVPIFSKTLSFDGKDKAQNLAKQSLSVLIFGATLVILVGIFLAPLLVKIMAPGFVAEDRTLAIALTRYMFPFLLFVSIGALAMGILNSMGSFFVPAIAPAVSNFAYILFLIIFMKNLTIWNLATAVLIGGICQMLVQWYWCKKMGIKLIPAMPQKNNQELKSMMTLFFPYAAGLSLNQVNPVISRIMGSFLVGGSISVLNYADRVLQLPLGLFVIAISQAVLPILSRHDAEDTESFRDFIRDALRFSLFVVLPVAFGLFLISEEIINLLFYRGAFSLWAWHATSVSLAIYGIGLPGMACSTVILRAMYARKMPKGALNVTAVTVCVNFCASFILTYVLNFEYAGLAAATAIAFTCSGIYGAWALSRNLKEKLGVFTRDWVLKMAVSIILMIFTILIFKKYFSYPLSGGLGYKSIWIVSAISIAFITYMLSTLSLKCTEWQWVYDAIKSESK
- the tsaD gene encoding tRNA (adenosine(37)-N6)-threonylcarbamoyltransferase complex transferase subunit TsaD — protein: MKNNFLTLGIESSCDDTGIAILKGQYDVIFSLLASQTSKHSLYGGVVPELASRMHQESIIPLLKEVLSKAGITKPSKEIDLIAVTAGPGLMGSLLVGVMTAKALSQGWNVPIVAVNHLEGHLFANVVTNKDLKPPFLSVIVSGGHTEIILVREFGSYILLGSTRDDAAGEAYDKISKVLGLGYPGGPAIDELAKTGDPDRYKLPMPLSDTQDVEFSFSGLKTATITLIHKLEKTEGKIDTNDLCASFQKAVVGSIIGKLLLAINKTGVHKVAISGGVAANSRLREDLQNLFEKNNWELYLPPKMVCTDNAIMIAAAGYNMFDRGIKSDLSFSPNPSWTIW
- the purD gene encoding phosphoribosylamine--glycine ligase; the encoded protein is MRIMVLGGGGREHAVIHALSKSKITTELHCCPGNPGIAKLAKCHIGDPCNPAEMLTLCKSNGIELVFVGPEAPLVAGTADILREAGILVMGPSMLGARLEGSKAYSKQFMAKYKIPTSSFDLCTDIDSCRKALKKRSAPYVVKADGLASGKGAFLLDTFEEAMNTCAMMLEDFLLGVAGRVVIIEDFVPGQEATVLALTDGKTIRVLPSSQDHKRILDGDKGDNTGGMGAYSPVPWVDDKFMKKVTQEILQPTLDGLEIEAIPFCGVIYAGIMVSPDGSLSLLEYNVRLGDPEAQVVLPVFDGDFGEVILACTQGKLNEIDWPTPKLNALGVVMSSGGYPNQFEKGFEIIESFNSIPSTYVYHAGTKLDSEGKLVTAGGRVLTVVGIAETLQKARDLAYKRVESISFKNAFYRKDIGDKSLKGVIK
- the purE gene encoding 5-(carboxyamino)imidazole ribonucleotide mutase translates to MTEAKIGIIMGSVSDAEIVKNGISVLEDLNIPFEIAIASAHRTPQDAQNYAKNAQSRGIKVLIAVAGLSAALPGVIAAATTLPVIGVPIKGGAMDGLDAMLSITQMPPGVPVASVGLNAVKNACLLAVRILAISDLEIREKIEDWIKKEANKVVQSRKKISGLLLAPEDSYK
- the purN gene encoding phosphoribosylglycinamide formyltransferase, coding for MTFPKIAILISGTGSNMESIVKACKTGELKAEVTFVGSSSSSAKGLQTAASYGIDTCVFNYKSLEREKAEKEIIEKIIKTNSEWIILAGFMRVLSPAFVKRFTGKIINIHPSLLPLFPGAHGIEDAWNSGIKVSGVTIHIVDEGVDTGPILAQEKVLRLPNDTIELFEERIHQTEHMLYKSTLKKLFAENKKNK
- a CDS encoding phosphoribosylformylglycinamidine cyclo-ligase codes for the protein MNKKLSYEDSGVSISTGDAWVNVIKDLLKKRPKSENLLGTVGGFVGLYNIGAGQCIASCCDGVGTKLEFAKETDSYRQLGQDLVAMNVNDLVTIGARPLFFLDYIACGKLNINVLKEIVEGVLDACDESGCALLGGETAEMPGVYSQDGFDLAGFSVGLVDQDKIIDGEKIEKGNIIVGLSSSGAHSNGYSLIRTALGKNGLNVDLNTKPENWEETIGEAVMKPTKLYVRAASKVIKTGKIKGMAHITGGGMYSNIIRILPEGLDADIDFSSWKRPRIFDLIQSAGIDEDEMRKVFNLGIGYIFVLNIGDFDEIAEVLSKVGEKPIIIGKVVKK
- the cysK gene encoding cysteine synthase A, which gives rise to MDSIELLKLIGNTPLYKLSLDTEGAEIYIKLEGNNPGGSIKDRAAWGMLRRAESRGELKSNTLIVEPTSGNTGIGLALLGRALGLKVILTMPESMSIERRTILKSYGAEIILTPAAEGMQGAIVAAKNILKTKENALMLDQFSNPGNSWAHEKTTGPEIINQMPKNKKIAAFISGFGTGGTISGVGRALLKKYPKIEIVAVEPTSSPLVTKGYSGPHKIQGIGANFLPKILDASIVSRFMTVNDEDAFDTAKMLAVEKGIFSGISTGANVWAAIEIAKKFSKNTAVVTIQPDRGDKYLSIYSEE
- the purH gene encoding bifunctional phosphoribosylaminoimidazolecarboxamide formyltransferase/IMP cyclohydrolase, with the translated sequence MLETRKALISVWDKTGIVELAQGLVAHGYEIVSSSGTAKHLRDGGISVTEVVDLTGLPSILGGRVKTLHPAIMGGILAKRGCAQDNEDRKTHKIPLIDVVVCTLYPFEDTAKKNADLDELIEKIDIGGVSLLRAGAKNYYSVTVLSDIEDYPAALEELKKNQGFTIEFNQKMALKAFATTANYDATIYKGLFREVGAEEGPSENKIISLHKIQNLRYGENPHQKAEYFLPTLEESPFEQFSGKELSYNNLLDLDTLLRGCSIFQDNCACVIVKHTTPCGTAKGNNSLDAFRKALDCDPISAFGGIIGFTRSVDMETASAITETFFEIVAAPSFEDKVIEYFKEKKPNLRVLEISPKYTPKLQVTGNRVGFLIQEDKLPAFPQEEMGTWVGTPRPDLWDDLLFAWKTAAITKSNAISIVKNGSALGIGGGFTNRVDAAAYALNLAGEKAKDAVLASDAFFPFADTVELAAKAGIVAIIEPGGSIRDKEVMERAEELGLSMFIGGTRTFRH
- a CDS encoding amidophosphoribosyltransferase, encoding MSGIFGAFSTTGTPVLEEVYLGLYALQHRGQEAAGIAWPDNGRISSSRGQGLLHDALSQQKLAEISAHSAIAHVSCSPLDLSQPQNILPLSANYARGLIAISHDGCITNLSDLTKELEERGSIFHSETDSEAILHLIAQEAQMQPIEALVSSLKKLKGSSALLVLLENELVAFRDPWGFKPLCLGQKENTYYLASESCALDIVGAKLIRDINPGEIVIINKNGIKSLDILTPNNTKRRMKCSFEYVYTARPDSVIDGRSVYKARKEMGRRLAIKAPCPEADIAAGMPDSGTISAIGYSEESKTPFELAVVRNRYVGRTFIQPTQKVRELGVKIKLNPISDVFKNKKAVIIDDSIVRGTTAQSIISMIRNSGATEVHLRVSSPPVIFPCKYSVDSRKEKTLAAVKMSLEELCKKINADSLGYLTEEDLVESIGIPKDQLCTACFTGEYLQEDITNKERDNE